A portion of the Sphaerochaeta pleomorpha str. Grapes genome contains these proteins:
- a CDS encoding tetratricopeptide repeat protein, whose product MENYFSNFLLASELDNPQYFAKVHQNIYDLEKRRVAIFNEKGPLNWEYITIMGELNMAYMEANETANEVTTAQQIYQGTVALNGQDNSLAYEAYLALGASFLDDERIADAQAIATELLEKNIQTPIAEGEEAFDYLTYLDTLCLQADIYHKAQDFAKEEPIRIKVMEAYRQLFSDVNDQTIMARAALATCLEKSKQYAKALDHYIVIRAYLDAEKDLATDAERIGLMAHIAHCYKKIGQVENSKVTLQWALQESISLFGHDSTLTVKMRALAGKL is encoded by the coding sequence ATGGAAAACTATTTTTCCAACTTCTTGTTGGCCAGTGAACTTGACAACCCACAGTATTTCGCAAAAGTGCACCAGAATATCTACGACCTGGAAAAACGTCGTGTTGCCATTTTCAATGAAAAAGGTCCCTTGAACTGGGAATACATTACCATAATGGGCGAGCTCAACATGGCATACATGGAAGCAAATGAAACAGCTAACGAGGTAACAACTGCCCAGCAGATCTACCAGGGTACGGTTGCCTTGAACGGTCAGGATAACTCTTTGGCATATGAAGCCTATCTGGCGCTTGGAGCTTCCTTTCTCGATGATGAACGTATCGCTGATGCCCAGGCCATTGCAACAGAGCTGCTGGAAAAGAATATACAGACTCCGATTGCAGAGGGTGAAGAAGCTTTCGACTACCTCACCTATCTTGATACTCTTTGCCTACAAGCCGATATTTACCATAAAGCCCAGGATTTTGCAAAAGAAGAGCCTATTCGTATCAAAGTAATGGAGGCCTACAGGCAGCTCTTCAGCGACGTCAACGACCAGACCATTATGGCTCGGGCCGCCTTGGCTACCTGTCTCGAAAAGTCCAAACAATATGCCAAGGCTTTGGACCATTATATTGTCATCAGGGCCTATCTTGATGCAGAGAAAGATTTGGCAACTGATGCAGAACGAATCGGACTGATGGCCCATATAGCTCATTGCTATAAGAAGATTGGACAAGTAGAAAACTCTAAAGTTACCTTACAATGGGCTTTACAAGAATCAATCTCTCTCTTTGGCCATGATTCTACCCTAACGGTAAAAATGAGGGCACTGGCTGGAAAACTGTAG
- a CDS encoding flavodoxin domain-containing protein — MRTIAVVYYSGTHNTEIMAKAIADSVTRHGSEAKLFTPGEFNSSMLDSFDSIAFGCPAMGMEVLEEEHFEPMFSEVEKHLKGKPIALFGSYGWGDGQWMEDWEERARADEALLMYKSIIAQEIPDAIALAKCELLGEILST, encoded by the coding sequence ATGCGTACCATAGCGGTAGTTTATTATAGTGGAACACATAATACTGAAATTATGGCAAAGGCAATTGCTGACAGTGTGACGCGACATGGCTCAGAGGCAAAATTGTTTACCCCTGGAGAATTCAATAGCAGTATGCTTGATTCCTTTGACTCCATAGCATTTGGCTGTCCTGCAATGGGTATGGAAGTCCTTGAGGAAGAACACTTTGAACCAATGTTCTCTGAAGTCGAAAAACATCTGAAGGGGAAGCCCATCGCTTTGTTTGGTTCCTATGGTTGGGGAGACGGGCAATGGATGGAGGATTGGGAGGAACGGGCAAGAGCTGATGAGGCCCTGCTGATGTATAAGTCGATAATTGCACAAGAAATCCCTGATGCAATTGCTTTGGCAAAATGTGAATTACTGGGAGAGATTCTCAGTACATAA